Within Desulfolithobacter dissulfuricans, the genomic segment CCACCTTCACTCCGGCCGGCGACCTGGACGGCATGGTGGAGCAGGGCAAGGAGCTCAACCTGATCCCGAGCCTGGACAGCGACGAGAACATCCGGTCCCTGAAACAGACCCTGCTCTATGGTCTCAAGGGTATCGCCGCCTATGCCGACCACGCCTCGATCCTCGGCAAGACCGATCCCGCCGTTGCCGGTTTCATGTACGAAGCCTTGGCCGCTCTCCTGGCCGAGGGGCTCACCGTCGAGCAGTGCGTGGCCGTGGCCATGAAGGCCGGCGAGATCAACCTCAAGACCATGGAACTCCTCGACGCCGCCAATACCGGCACCTACGGCCATCCCGTACCCACCACGGTTCCGCTTGGCCACCGCAAGGGCAAATGTATTCTTATCTCCGGCCATGACCTTCATGACCTGGAGCTGCTCCTGAAACAGACCGAAGGCAAGGGTATCGACATCTACACCCACGGCGAAATGCTCCCCTGCCACGGTTATCCCGAGCTGAAGAAATATGAACATTTCTATGGTCACTACGGGACCGCCTGGCAGAATCAGCACAAGGAGTTCCCCAACTTCCCGGGACCGGTACTCTTTACCACCAACTGCATCCAGAAACCCCGTGACGAGTACAAGGACCGCGTCTTCACCACCGGCCTGGTCGGCTGGCCCGGATGTACCCATATCGAGGACAAGGACTTCACCCCGGTCATCGAAAAGGCCCTGGCCATGGACGGCTGGACCGACGACGTGGACAATGGTTCGGTCATGGTCGGTTTTGCCCGCAACGCGGTACTCGGCGTTGCCGACAAGGTGATCGAAGCGGTCAAGAACAAGGACATCCGCCATTTCTTCCTGGTGGGTGGCTGTGACGGTGCCAAGCCGGGCCGCGACTACTTCACCAAATTTGTCGAGCAGGTTCCCAGCGACTGCGTTGTTCTGACACTGGCCTGCGGCAAATTCCGCTTCTTTGACAAGGATCTGGGTGACATCGGTGGCATTCCCAGGCTGCTCGACGTGGGCCAGTGCAACGACGCCTACTCGGCAATCCAGATCGCAGTGGCGCTTGCCAATGCCTTTGAGTGCGATGTCAACGATCTGCCCCTGTCGCTGATCATCTCCTGGTACGAGCAGAAAGCAGTAGCCA encodes:
- the hcp gene encoding hydroxylamine reductase → MYCNQCEQTAKGVACTTIGVCGKDETVADLQDLLIHALTGLALFANEGRQKGIVDENTDRFVMEAVFSTLTNVDFDPERFVKLLEKTVELREAMKEKVAAAGGKTDFDHPAATFTPAGDLDGMVEQGKELNLIPSLDSDENIRSLKQTLLYGLKGIAAYADHASILGKTDPAVAGFMYEALAALLAEGLTVEQCVAVAMKAGEINLKTMELLDAANTGTYGHPVPTTVPLGHRKGKCILISGHDLHDLELLLKQTEGKGIDIYTHGEMLPCHGYPELKKYEHFYGHYGTAWQNQHKEFPNFPGPVLFTTNCIQKPRDEYKDRVFTTGLVGWPGCTHIEDKDFTPVIEKALAMDGWTDDVDNGSVMVGFARNAVLGVADKVIEAVKNKDIRHFFLVGGCDGAKPGRDYFTKFVEQVPSDCVVLTLACGKFRFFDKDLGDIGGIPRLLDVGQCNDAYSAIQIAVALANAFECDVNDLPLSLIISWYEQKAVAILLTLLSLGIKDIRLGPSLPAFITPAVLQVLVDTFDLKPVADNPEEDLKAILG